Proteins encoded in a region of the Miscanthus floridulus cultivar M001 unplaced genomic scaffold, ASM1932011v1 fs_356_3, whole genome shotgun sequence genome:
- the LOC136531459 gene encoding probable WRKY transcription factor 14, translated as MCDYFLPRMEGDQAGGGDLTDIVRSGGAIPGNAVEMPSTAAADEWQLQGDPMLFPPLPSSTTSEAGCAAAGGTSADVFGADPFSGLVDPFSTDYSSGADFLDAMPDAMAKVGFDTAIGGGSGSGCGGGQMIDMSRKQPLLPRGVQMPALGVLAPRMVLPSPLSSPREIRPYPPLAGDMVKLGITAGQVAGCAIDAAVVGMQMSSPRAAGGIKRRKNQARKVVCIPAPTAAGGRPTGEVVPSDLWAWRKYGQKPIKGSPYPRGYYRCSSSKGCSARKQVERSRNDPNMLVITYTSEHNHPWPTQRNALAGSTRNHHGKNSGGSSGSKGSQNEKQQQSNNVKEEPKDPAATTTTTSTTTTTTASTSPAAVVKEETLAAGSSEALGQVMNAEAVDHNIELMDQVFSESYKPMIPEAGHSDDFFSDLAELESDPMSLIFSKEYMEAKPSGGDRGHHQEKAMSKDLDPLFDMLDWSTNSSSAGSSFEQGKRG; from the exons ATGTGCGACTACTTCCTTCCGAGGATGGAGGGCGAccaggccggcggcggcgaccttACTGACATCGTCCGGTCCGGCGGAGCCATCCCTGGCAACGCCGTCGAGATGCCGTCCACGGCCGCCGCGGATGAGTGGCAGCTCCAGGGAGACCCGATGCTCTTCCCGCCGCTTCCCTCGTCGACGACATCGGAAGCTGGCTGCGCCGCCGCAGGGGGCACCAGCGCCGACGTCTTCGGCGCTGACCCTTTCTCCGGCCTCGTGGACCCGTTCAGTACCGACTACTCCTCAGGCGCCGACTTCTTGGACGCCATGCCGGACGCGATGGCCAAGGTCGGCTTCGACACGGCTATCGGTggaggcagcggcagcggctgcggAGGAGGACAGATGATAGACATGAGCCGGAAGCAGCCTCTCTTGCCGCGGGGGGTGCAGATGCCGGCGCTTGGAGTGCTGGCGCCGAGGATGGTGTTGCCGTCGCCGTTGTCGTCGCCGAGGGAGATACGACCATACCCGCCGTTAGCCGGCGACATGGTCAAGCTCGGAATCACGGCCGGGCAGGTGGCCGGGTGCGCCATCGACGCCGCCGTCGTCGGCATGCAGATGTCTTCGCCTCGCGCCGCGGGCGGGATCAAGCGCAG GAAGAACCAAGCAAGGAAGGTGGTATGCATCCCGGCGCCGACAGCAGCAGGGGGAAGACCAACTGGAGAGGTGGTTCCTTCTGATCTCTGGGCCTGGAGGAAGTACGGCCAGAAGCCTATCAAGGGTTCTCCTTATCCAAG AGGGTACTACAGATGCAGCAGCTCAAAAGGATGCTCAGCACGGAAGCAAGTGGAGCGCAGTCGGAATGACCCCAACATGCTTGTCATCACCTATACCTCTGAGCACAACCATCCATGGCCGACTCAGCGCAACGCCCTGGCCGGGTCAACTCGGAATCACCACGGCAAGAACAGCGGCGGGAGCTCAGGTTCCAAGGGCTCACAGAACGAGAAGCAACAGCAATCGAACAACGTCAAGGAAGAGCCCAAGGATCCAGCGGCCACGACGACAACCACTAGCACGACCACTACCACAACTGCTAGTACTTCTCCAGCAGCGGTTGTGAAAGAGGAGACGCTGGCAGCTGGATCATCAGAGGCACTGGGGCAAGTCATGAATGCAGAAGCAGTAGACCACAACATTGAACTCATGGACCAGGTGTTCAGTGAGAGCTACAAGCCGATGATACCGGAGGCCGGCCACTCTGACGATTTCTTCTCCGACCTCGCGGAGCTGGAGTCAGATCCCATGAGCCTAATCTTCTCCAAAGAGTACATGGAAGCGAAACCAAGCGGTGGTGATCGTGGCCACCATCAGGAGAAAGCAATGTCCAAGGACTTGGATCCCTTGTTTGACATGCTAGATTGGTCTACTAATTCCTCGTCAGCAGGGAGCTCATTCGAGCAAGGAAAGAGAGGTTAA